ATCGAAGACGGCCACGCCAAATTAAAAGCAGGCGGAGATGCAACGAACTCAAGCGACTACGAAGCGACGAAAACGAACCAAAACGTTTATATAGGAGCTCCGTCGACGATCAAGATAGCGAGTGCAGGAGATTTGTTCCAAAACTGGGATGCGAACTCGGTTCTTACAGAGAATCGAACGAACGAAGATTCGTTTCATAAATCGTATAATACAGCAATCAAAACCTTAAACACGCAAATCAACTCGCTGAACGCACAGAACGCGAAGAACGATCTAGCCTTCCAAGCAGCGGCCCAATCGGCAGCAAGCTATGCATCGGATGTACAAAGCTTAGCGAAGGCAATGCTGCAAGGCGGGACATTCGAGTCCTGGGCTAAAGGCCAGATCCAGGATAAAGTGAATGCTGCAATGGCGACAGCGATTGCAAATGCAACCGGGATGAGCCCTGACATGGCAAGCCAACTCGTAAGCTGGTTTGAAAAGAAGCAGGCAGACAAGAAAGCAAAAGCCAAGGCTAGAACACAGGAGATCACGTCAGGACTCGTGACAGTAGCAAGTATAGCGGCGTCTTTTATAGCAGGCCCGGAGATGATGGCAGTAGGGCAGGCAGCATTGCAAGCAGTACAAGGCTACCAGAACGGAGGAATGGAAGGAGCGCTTGTAGGAGCGGCGAGTGGGGCAGCAACGGGGTATGCGAGACAGTTCGGAGTGAACGTAAGCGTATCGTATAGCTACTCGGGAGGATTCGGAGGAAGTGTAGGATTAGGATCATCGTCTCTGAATGCAGGAGTCAGTTTTTCGCAACATGGAAGCAGTAGCTTTAATATAGGCGGGACGTATGGCAATGTAAGCTATAACCCGCAATCAGGGTTTAGCGGTAGTGTGAATCTAACACCTGGCCAGAATACCGGAGCGATGGTGAATCTAGGCCAGCATAGCGGACCTAGCTTAACAATCCAGGAATCGGATGAATCTAGCGGAGTAGGTGGTTCCGTAACGATAGATGGTAAGGGAAATACGACAGTAGCCGCCACGTATAGAAACGCTACCGTAGTGTCAGCGACGGGGAACGTGCACAATCCTAGTAGTTTCGGTAACCTGAGTGTGAACGATAACTTTAATAGTGATCTGAACCAGAACCTTGCGATGGGTAAGGCTGACGAGAATTTAACTGCCGGACGTGCAGAGTTAGAGGCCGGTAGAAATGCCATAGCAGAAACGGGGAATGAACCTCAGAAAGAGATCTTAAACAATGAGAATGCGAGTGCAGCAGATCAGCATGGAGTCTTGGCGACTCTTGCTAAAGCGGGAGAGTTTCTAACCGATCCTAGCTCTGCATCTACTTGGTTGGGAAGAACGACTCAGGATGTAGTGGGTAGCTTTCTTGGTAGTACGGGTTTAGGTGCGAGTGATAGCAATGGGTTTATAGATAAGAATGGAAAGTATGTCCAGCGGACTTGTTTTACGGCAGGGACACTCATTCGGACTAAAGAAGGCTTAAAGCCTATCGAGAAAATCGAGATTGGGGATTTAGTATTATCGTTAGATCCTAAAACGGGAGAGTTATCGTATAAGAAGGTATCTCGACTCTTCTCGAATGAAACGCCTATCGTTCATAGAATCACTTATACTAACGGAAACGTAATCAATACAACTTGGAACCACCCTTTCTTTATTC
This window of the Leptospira broomii serovar Hurstbridge str. 5399 genome carries:
- a CDS encoding TIGR04388 family protein produces the protein IEDGHAKLKAGGDATNSSDYEATKTNQNVYIGAPSTIKIASAGDLFQNWDANSVLTENRTNEDSFHKSYNTAIKTLNTQINSLNAQNAKNDLAFQAAAQSAASYASDVQSLAKAMLQGGTFESWAKGQIQDKVNAAMATAIANATGMSPDMASQLVSWFEKKQADKKAKAKARTQEITSGLVTVASIAASFIAGPEMMAVGQAALQAVQGYQNGGMEGALVGAASGAATGYARQFGVNVSVSYSYSGGFGGSVGLGSSSLNAGVSFSQHGSSSFNIGGTYGNVSYNPQSGFSGSVNLTPGQNTGAMVNLGQHSGPSLTIQESDESSGVGGSVTIDGKGNTTVAATYRNATVVSATGNVHNPSSFGNLSVNDNFNSDLNQNLAMGKADENLTAGRAELEAGRNAIAETGNEPQKEILNNENASAADQHGVLATLAKAGEFLTDPSSASTWLGRTTQDVVGSFLGSTGLGASDSNGFIDKNGKYVQRTCFTAGTLIRTKEGLKPIEKIEIGDLVLSLDPKTGELSYKKVSRLFSNETPIVHRITYTNGNVINTTWNHPFFIRGKGFTEVRNIQPEERSVTVASIRNSSRIERSSGIQIGASLASIGSQSTNSNSATWKDEIRGTVGISKIEEVYEKTKVYNFEVEENHTYFVGKDGVLVHNKGGCSVSGLPDKTELLHGGSGSGGGGGFGLWSAIGSAAASGIAGLHELVKSALGEPSTPRDTSVTPDEAAQMRKLGLDPINEGDINKFRISASTGEKGKVGFDIPSPTTLKTIHGQVPLPDKEIPNFKNGKVERFVGMPGETYYGVRDPDSRSVWWVKEKPDSKATWRREAAVKKDWNDGTIIESFTIPKDEGVFGYRGPAAGQVPKTYYYGGKEQIYFPVVPKEWIKKEPMTWPKKQK